The genomic region GCGAGGCGTGGACGGAACCCGTGTGGCCGGAGGGGAAGCGGAGCGTGGCGCGCATGGCGCGGTCGATCGACGGGGTGCGGAGCAGGGCGCGGGCCGAGCGCACGGAGGGTTCCTCGCCGCCGAGCAGGCGGGCCATGTGGACGGCGTAGCAGCCGGCGTCCATCATCGCGCCGCCCGCGAGGGAGTAGTCGTAGCGGATGTTGGCGAAGGCCGGGAGCGGGAAGCAGACGGAGGCTTCCACGTGGCGCAGCGGGCCGAGGACGCCGGAGCGGATGATCTCGTCGACCCGCACGGCCAGCGGGTGGTAGCGGTAGTGGAACGCCTCCATCACCACGAGACCGGAGGCGGCGGCTGCGGCGGCGACGGACGAGGCTTCCGCTGCGTTGGCGGTGAAGGGCTTCTCGCACAACACGTGCTTGCCGGCTTTCAGGGCGGCGAGCGTCCACTTGCCGTGCAGGCCGTTCGGCAGCGGGTTGTAGACGGCGTCCACGGCCGGGTCGGCGAGCAGGTCCTCGTACGAGCCGTGCACCCGCGGGATGCCGTGCTTGTCCGCGAACGTCCGTGCGCGTTCTGCCGAACGTGCCGCCACCGCGACGACCTCGGCGACCGTGGAGGAACGGGCGGGGCGGATGACGGCGGCCGGCGCGATCATGGCCGCGCCGAGCACTCCGATGCGCACGTGGTCTGTCACGCGCCGACCCTACCTCGCCAGTTAACGGCGTTCACTCCGCCGAACCGGTTGTGCGCACCACAGTCCACTCCGGACAGGTGGCGCCGGACGGGCCGCGTTCGACCCCTTCGAACGCCGTCGCAGCGGTTACGGTGTCGGGCATGGACGTCCTCGTCGTCGATCACCCACTCGCCAAGGCGCGACTCACCACCATGCGCGATGCGCGCACGGACAACGCGGCGTTCCGCGCGGCGTTGCAGGAGCTCACGGTCATGCTGGTCTACGAGGCCATGCGCGAGGCCCCGGTCAAGGAGGAGCGCACGCACACCCCCGTCGCACGCACCACGGGGTACAAGCTCGCGAACCCGCCGCTGCTCGTGCCGGTGCTGCGGGCCGGGCTGGGCATGGCCGACCAGGCGCACAAGCTGATCCCGGACGCGCAGATGGGCTTCGTGGGGCTCGCGCGCGACGAGGAGACGCTGCAGCCGACGCCGTACATGGAGTCGCTGCCGGAGGACCTCGCCGGGCGGCCCGTGTTCGTGCTCGACCCGATGCTCGCGACCGGTGGCTCGATGGCCTACACGATCCGGCTGCTGACCCAGCGCGGCGCGACCGACGTGACGGCGGTGTGCGTGCTCGCGGCTCCCGAGGGCATCAACCACCTCGAGGACTCGCGGCTGCCGGTGCGGCTGATCACCGCGTCGGTGGACGAGCGGTTGAACGACTCCGGTTTCATCGTGCCCGGTCTCGGTGACGCCGGTGACCGTCTGTACGGGGCGGTTTAGGACATACCTCCGATCGGACGTAGCAGTGGTCTAGACCTCAGGCCTATCGTGCTGGAGACCACATCGCCGCTGCCGCCACCGATTTAGGAGACTCATGTCCGGACGGAGATGGGGTGTCGCCGCGCTCGCGGTCGGCGCCCTGTCCGCGTCGCTGGCCGTTGCGCCCGCGAACGCCGACGTCGAGACCAGTGGGCACCACGGATACTCGAAGACCCGCACCGTCGGGTACTTCATCCAGTGGGGCGTGTACGGCCGGAACTTCC from Lentzea guizhouensis harbors:
- a CDS encoding Gfo/Idh/MocA family protein, whose protein sequence is MTDHVRIGVLGAAMIAPAAVIRPARSSTVAEVVAVAARSAERARTFADKHGIPRVHGSYEDLLADPAVDAVYNPLPNGLHGKWTLAALKAGKHVLCEKPFTANAAEASSVAAAAAASGLVVMEAFHYRYHPLAVRVDEIIRSGVLGPLRHVEASVCFPLPAFANIRYDYSLAGGAMMDAGCYAVHMARLLGGEEPSVRSARALLRTPSIDRAMRATLRFPSGHTGSVHASLWSATALKLSMKAIGENGVLSVLNPLGPHVFHRLSLRLKDRHSSETFGRRATYAYQLDAFTDAVLHGKAFPTTAEDAVRNMTVIDAIYRAAGLPLRRPTV
- the upp gene encoding uracil phosphoribosyltransferase, coding for MDVLVVDHPLAKARLTTMRDARTDNAAFRAALQELTVMLVYEAMREAPVKEERTHTPVARTTGYKLANPPLLVPVLRAGLGMADQAHKLIPDAQMGFVGLARDEETLQPTPYMESLPEDLAGRPVFVLDPMLATGGSMAYTIRLLTQRGATDVTAVCVLAAPEGINHLEDSRLPVRLITASVDERLNDSGFIVPGLGDAGDRLYGAV